From the genome of Triticum aestivum cultivar Chinese Spring chromosome 3B, IWGSC CS RefSeq v2.1, whole genome shotgun sequence, one region includes:
- the LOC123065213 gene encoding uncharacterized protein isoform X2 has translation MQLDGARKRAATWSSNRSWLRATRPTRRRPVFRERIQRAEPADARCGRSILGMRRGVSGALAAPGHTSASARDATESPVLSLLAALSLRPSCSCPALHSLQQRVALPSPINALPPPCLPSSIGHKRPPPCRFPGMSTHLSPSTLHAHGAGDTLTCVHILLSVLSYPRQWTFSDHVSERRRWQRLAFAGGDNKEEATSMMTYGSCCGGVCEGNEATTTDPT, from the exons ATGCAGCTGGATGGGGCACGGAAGCGAGCAGCAACGTGGAGCAGTAACAGATCGTGGCTGCGGGCGACGCGGCCGACACGCCGTCGTCCTGTCTTCCGTGAGCGGATCCAGCGTGCGGAACCAGCGGACGCGCGATGCGGGCGCTCGATCCTCGGGATGCGGCGTGGAGTCTCCGGCGCTCTCGCTGCTCCCGGCCACACCAGCGCCTCCGCGCGGGATGCGACGGAGTCTCCGGTGCTCTCCCTGCTCGCTGCTCTGTCGCTTCGCCCATCGTGCAGCTGCCCCGCGCTCCACTCCCTCCAACAGCGCGTAGCACTACCCTCTCCTATAAACGCTCTGCCACCTCCTTGCCTACCCTCCTCCATTGGCCACAAGCGCCCCCCCCCCTGCCGTTTTCCTGGCATGTCCACACACCTAAGCCCTTCCACGCTTCACGCCCACGGTGCCGGAGACACGCTAACCTG TGTACATATTTTGCTCTCGGTTCTAAGCTATCCAAGGCAATGGACTTTTTCCGACCATGTTTCAGAAAGAAG GCGGTGGCAGAGATTGGCATTTGCCGGTGGCGACAACAAGGAGGAGGCAACTTCAATGATGACGTATGGTAGCTGCTGCGGCGGTGTGTGTGAGGGGAATGAGGCCACGACGACGGATCCAACATGA
- the LOC123065213 gene encoding uncharacterized protein isoform X1, which yields MQLDGARKRAATWSSNRSWLRATRPTRRRPVFRERIQRAEPADARCGRSILGMRRGVSGALAAPGHTSASARDATESPVLSLLAALSLRPSCSCPALHSLQQRVALPSPINALPPPCLPSSIGHKRPPPCRFPGMSTHLSPSTLHAHGAGDTLTCVHILLSVLSYPRQWTFSDHVSERSRRWQRLAFAGGDNKEEATSMMTYGSCCGGVCEGNEATTTDPT from the exons ATGCAGCTGGATGGGGCACGGAAGCGAGCAGCAACGTGGAGCAGTAACAGATCGTGGCTGCGGGCGACGCGGCCGACACGCCGTCGTCCTGTCTTCCGTGAGCGGATCCAGCGTGCGGAACCAGCGGACGCGCGATGCGGGCGCTCGATCCTCGGGATGCGGCGTGGAGTCTCCGGCGCTCTCGCTGCTCCCGGCCACACCAGCGCCTCCGCGCGGGATGCGACGGAGTCTCCGGTGCTCTCCCTGCTCGCTGCTCTGTCGCTTCGCCCATCGTGCAGCTGCCCCGCGCTCCACTCCCTCCAACAGCGCGTAGCACTACCCTCTCCTATAAACGCTCTGCCACCTCCTTGCCTACCCTCCTCCATTGGCCACAAGCGCCCCCCCCCCTGCCGTTTTCCTGGCATGTCCACACACCTAAGCCCTTCCACGCTTCACGCCCACGGTGCCGGAGACACGCTAACCTG TGTACATATTTTGCTCTCGGTTCTAAGCTATCCAAGGCAATGGACTTTTTCCGACCATGTTTCAGAAAGAAG CAGGCGGTGGCAGAGATTGGCATTTGCCGGTGGCGACAACAAGGAGGAGGCAACTTCAATGATGACGTATGGTAGCTGCTGCGGCGGTGTGTGTGAGGGGAATGAGGCCACGACGACGGATCCAACATGA
- the LOC123069336 gene encoding uncharacterized protein yields the protein MRALDPRDAAWSLRRSRCSRPHQRLRAGCDGVSGALPARCYVASPIVQLPRAPLPPTARSTTLSYKRSATSLPTLLHWPQAPPPCRFPGMSTHLSPSTLHAHGAGDTLTCVHILLSVLSYPRQWTFSDHVSERSRRWQRLAFAGGDNKEEATSMMTYGSCCGGVCEGNEATTTDPT from the exons ATGCGGGCGCTCGATCCTCGGGATGCGGCGTGGAGTCTCCGGCGCTCTCGCTGCTCCCGGCCACACCAGCGCCTCCGCGCGGGATGCGACGGAGTCTCCGGTGCTCTCCCTGCTCGCTGCTATGTCGCTTCGCCCATCGTGCAGCTGCCCCGCGCTCCACTCCCTCCAACAGCGCGTAGCACTACCCTCTCCTATAAACGCTCTGCCACCTCCTTGCCTACCCTCCTCCATTGGCCACAAGCGCCCCCCCCCTGCCGTTTTCCTGGCATGTCCACACACCTAAGCCCTTCCACGCTTCACGCCCACGGTGCCGGAGACACGCTAACCTG TGTACATATTTTGCTCTCGGTTCTAAGCTATCCAAGGCAATGGACTTTTTCCGACCATGTTTCAGAAAGAAG CAGGCGGTGGCAGAGATTGGCATTTGCCGGTGGCGACAACAAGGAGGAGGCAACTTCAATGATGACGTATGGTAGCTGCTGCGGCGGTGTGTGTGAGGGGAATGAGGCCACGACGACGGATCCAACATGA
- the LOC123069337 gene encoding uncharacterized protein isoform X1 — MAVDTTEYPSPLLPSPANIHRAHEEATGTKDATSMIVNCSHPEPTAEEPASAPAAPPPTSTSNRATTTGTAPPSPPSCRQEEDEDLHTCPHAVHSTRPCGAERICVQYACQPTPPRPQSTPWSNAIRRLDACSSHGACVQFSGSQVCGSTNNQLHRGPALTPGSSWTSASRCSTTDAEIGTDTAAFPHRLHWKAHLVAARGRATCRSASAAMRFRIAVCFWVAKGSDNP; from the exons ATGGCAGTGGACACAACCGAGTACCCTTCTCCTCTGCTCCCTTCCCCAGCCAACATCCATCGAG CCCACGAGGAGGCGACTGGTACTAAAGATGCTACATCCATGATAGTG AACTGCAGTCATCCCGAGCCTACCGCCGAGGAGCCGGCGAGCGCGCCCGCGGCGCCACCGCCTACCTCAACCTCGAACCGGGCGACTACTACGGGGACAGCACCGCCGTCTCCTCCCTCGTGCAG gcaagaagaggatgaagatcTCCACACCTGCCCCCATGCAGTTCACTCGACGCGCCCGTGTGGTGCGGAGCGCATCTGCGTGCAGTACGCCTGCCAACCAACTCCACCACGCCCACAGTCCACTCCGTGGTCCAATGCAATCCGACGACTCGATGCATGCAGCTCGCATGGTGCGTGTGTGCAGTTTTCAGGCTCGCAGGTGTGTGGTTCTACCAACAACCAACTCCACCGCGGCCCAGCACTCACGCCGGGGAGCTCCTGGACTTCAGCGTCGAGGTGTTCAACAACTGACGCAGAGATTGGAACGGACACGGCCGCCTTTCCTCATCGTCTTCATTGGAAAGCACACCTAGTGGCTGCTCGCGGGCGTGCTACGTGCCGTTCGGCATCAGCAGCAATGCGGTTCAGAATCGCGGTTTGCTTCTGGGTGGCCAAAGGCAGCGACAATCCATGA
- the LOC123069337 gene encoding uncharacterized protein isoform X2 — MAVDTTEYPSPLLPSPANIHRAHEEATGTKDATSMIVFFPLILRTSCTELQSSRAYRRGAGERARGATAYLNLEPGDYYGDSTAVSSLVQARRG; from the exons ATGGCAGTGGACACAACCGAGTACCCTTCTCCTCTGCTCCCTTCCCCAGCCAACATCCATCGAG CCCACGAGGAGGCGACTGGTACTAAAGATGCTACATCCATGATAGTG TTCTTCCCTCTAATTCTACGGACGAGCTGCACAGAACTGCAGTCATCCCGAGCCTACCGCCGAGGAGCCGGCGAGCGCGCCCGCGGCGCCACCGCCTACCTCAACCTCGAACCGGGCGACTACTACGGGGACAGCACCGCCGTCTCCTCCCTCGTGCAG gcaagaagaggatga